Proteins co-encoded in one Bremerella sp. TYQ1 genomic window:
- a CDS encoding DNA-binding transcriptional regulator, whose product MKNVIVLIETSTGWGSGMVRGVGTYLDECGEPWNVFLEPRGKFEPLRLPKGWDADGVIGRVNNAQLANEILAAEIPCVNVSWYDYGPGSIARCTLDEEESGRLAAKYYLEKKYTHFAYCGSHWRPNYDDLFGRAYSQFLAKAGYQCHTYPATGIDRDEPWIDQIRTLGKWLITLPTPCAILAIDTQTSRQLIEAAKYVGLGVPESIAVLAAEYDEIASSITRPKLSMLDNAAESVGYQAASLLDRIMQGEEDGSAVVTISPTNVISEQSTDWTVLPDDRLVSALRFVRDNYHRPIQVADLAEQAGTSRRLLEQLFDRYLDVSPSKQIMSVRLDMAKQLLDRSVLSIADIAARCGFDSPEVMCRAFRRELDVSPSQYRRSRRIS is encoded by the coding sequence ATGAAAAACGTGATCGTCCTGATAGAAACGTCAACTGGATGGGGCTCTGGGATGGTGCGCGGAGTGGGAACCTATCTCGATGAATGTGGCGAACCTTGGAATGTCTTTCTAGAACCACGCGGTAAGTTCGAGCCTCTGCGACTTCCGAAAGGTTGGGATGCCGATGGCGTGATCGGGCGTGTCAACAATGCGCAGCTTGCCAACGAAATCTTGGCGGCAGAAATTCCGTGCGTGAATGTGTCTTGGTACGACTACGGTCCAGGTTCGATCGCGCGATGTACATTGGATGAAGAAGAGAGCGGAAGGCTGGCCGCGAAATACTACTTAGAGAAAAAGTACACCCATTTCGCCTACTGTGGTTCGCATTGGCGTCCAAATTACGACGACTTGTTCGGCCGCGCTTATTCGCAGTTTCTGGCCAAAGCGGGATACCAGTGCCATACCTACCCCGCGACAGGGATCGATCGCGATGAGCCATGGATTGACCAGATTCGAACTTTGGGAAAATGGTTGATAACGTTACCGACTCCCTGTGCGATCTTGGCCATCGATACCCAGACATCTCGTCAGTTGATCGAGGCCGCGAAGTACGTTGGACTTGGTGTCCCGGAGTCGATTGCTGTACTGGCAGCTGAGTATGACGAGATCGCTAGTAGCATCACGCGTCCCAAGCTTTCAATGCTGGACAACGCGGCAGAAAGCGTCGGCTACCAAGCCGCTTCCCTGCTCGATCGTATTATGCAGGGAGAAGAAGATGGAAGTGCCGTGGTGACGATATCTCCAACCAACGTTATTTCCGAGCAGTCAACTGATTGGACAGTCCTTCCCGATGATCGGCTGGTTAGTGCTTTGCGTTTTGTTCGGGACAATTATCATCGGCCGATTCAGGTTGCCGATCTCGCCGAACAAGCAGGCACATCGCGGCGATTGTTAGAGCAGCTGTTCGACCGGTATCTAGATGTATCGCCAAGTAAACAGATCATGTCGGTTCGGCTCGATATGGCCAAACAACTGTTGGATCGATCGGTACTGTCGATTGCCGATATTGCAGCGCGATGTGGTTTTGACTCGCCGGAAGTGATGTGCCGCGCATTCCGTCGCGAACTCGACGTCTCGCCGAGCCAGTACCGCAGAAGCAGACGAATCTCATGA